GATTTCGAACTCGATCGGGTGGCGATTATCGGGCGGCTGGATGGTCGCTGGTTCGTCGCGGTGAGCATCGTCGATGGCGATGGCAACCCGCATGGATTGATGGGGCGGCGCAGCTTCAGGAGCGAACGCCAGGCACGCGAAGCGTTTGCGGCGACGCATTGATCGGGGCACCGGAAACGCCGGGACAGGGTGCCGGACAGGCATCGTGTCCCGGCTTCTTTTTGCCTCGGCTCGGGCGAAATGGACGGGCAACAGGATAGCGGAAATAGGCGGCAGGAGCGGTTCAGACGGGAGGGCGGCGTAAGGCAAGATAAAGCTATGGCACTGGCGTTTCATAAGCCTTTGTCTGCACATCGTTTTTTGGACCCGTGACCGGCACCGGCCTCCCGGCACCAGTGCCGTCCCGTCCGCATAGGGCGGCATTCCGCCATGTTCGCCGGCACCGGTTTTCAGGGGGACCGCTGGGCTTCATGCTTGCCATTCCACGCCCCCGGAATCAGGATAATGGCCGACGACGACAGTTTTGAACCGCGCCTCGGGCGCCAGCGCCAGCAGGGCGGCAAGCGCGCCCGGCGCTATCTCGGCCGTGTCCTGGCCGCCGCCAATCTTGCGCGTGGTAGCGCGGCTACGCCAGGCCTTGCGCGGGGAGCGTTCTCGGGCACCCGGATCGGGCGCGGCGCGGGTGTCGGGCGGATGCTCGCCAGCCGCGGCGGACATGCGGCGTCGAACGGCCGCCGCGTCATCGTCAAGGCAAGCATCGTCAAGCTGGCCGGCAAGGGCGCGTCGGCCGCTGCCGCGCACCTGCGCTATCTCCAGCGTGATGGCACGACGCGCGAGGGCGAACGCGGCACACTCTACGGGCGCGATACCGATACCGTCGACGGCAAGGCGTTCGGCGAGCGCGGGTCTGGTGATCGCCACCTGTTCCGCTTCATCGTTTCGCCCGAGGACGGGGATCAATATGACGATCTGAAACCGCTCACCCGCCGGCTGATGGCGCGCATGGAAGAGGATCTCGGGACCAGGCTCGACTGGGTCGCTGTCGACCATTTCAACACCGGCCATCCGCACACCCATATCGTCGTGCGCGGGAAGGATGATCGTGGCGCCGATCTGGTCATCGCCCGCGACTATATGACGACCGGTATCCGCGAGCGCGCCGCCGAGCTGGTGGACCTCGACCTGGGGCCGCGCACCCACCGCGAAATCGCGCAGATGCTACGCGCCGAAGTCGAGCAGGAGCGCCTGACCTCGATCGATAGGGCCTTGCTCAAGGGGGCGGACACCGAGCGAGTAGTGGCGACCAACGGTCACGACGCCTTCGACCACACGCTGCGCGCCGGCCGGCTGGCGAAGCTGTCGCGCATGGGCCTGGCCGAGCCGCTCGGCGCGGGCCGCTTCCGGCTCGCGCCCGACCTCGCCGATACACTCCGCGCATTGGGCGAACGTGGCGACATCATCCGCGCGATGCAGCGCGAATTTTCGCGCGCCGCGATTGCCCGGGCGCCGGCCGACCAGGCGATCTACGACCCGGCCGCGCCCGATGCCCGCCCGCTGGTCGGCCGTGTGCTGGCGCACGGGCTCGCCGACGAGCACGCTGATCGCCATTATCTGATCGTCGACGGCGTGGACGGGCGCAGCCATTATGTGGCGATCGGCAAGCCCGCCCTGAGCTTCTCCGAAGGGGGCACGGAAACCGACGTCAGCCTGCCGCGTGGTGCGATTGTGCGGATCGCCCCCCTTAGCCCGACAGTGCGGGAGGTGGATCGGACCATCGCCGAGGTCGCCGCTGCCAATGATGGACGATACGATGTGGACGCCCATCTTCGCCACGATCCGACCGCCACTCAGGCCTTTGCCGAAACCCATGTCAGGCGGCTGGAGGCCATGCGACGGACAACGGGTACCGTCGAGCGCGAGCCGTCGGGCCGCTGGATCATCGCACCCGACCATCTCGATCGTGTGGCGGCCCATGAGGCGGCGAGGCTGCTGGATCGTCCGGTTGCAATCACCATGCTGTCGGCACAGCCGCTCGATCGGCTGGTCGATGCCGACGCCGCGACCTGGATAGATCGGGAACTGGTATCGGGCTCGCAGGAGCCAACCCGCAATGCCGGGTTCGGCCACGATCTGCGCGACGCCCAGGCGCGTCGGCGACAGTGGCTGGTAACGCAGGGATTTGCCGAGGAGACGGGCGGCGGCACGACGTTTCCGAGCGGCATGATCGCGGCGCTGCAGCGGCGCGAGCTGCTACGGGTCGGGGGACAGCTCGTTGATGAGATGAAAATGCCATTCCGGGAGGCTGCCGAGGGCGCCCGGATCGAGGGCGTCTACCGCCGCTCGGTTGATCTCGTCAGCGGGCGCTTCGCGCTGGTTGAGCGATCCCGTGATTTCACGCTCGTGCCGTGGCGTCCGGTACTGGAGCGGCAGGTCGGCAAATCGGTCTCGGGATTGATGCGCGGCGACGGCATCAGCTGGTCGATCGGGCGCGGTCGGAGTGGGCCGAGCATTTCCTGAATCTGCTGGTCACCTGGCGGAAGTTTTTTTGGGCAGGATGAATCGACTTCCCGGATTGGCCGGCGAGCTAGCACCACAGACCACCCCACGGTTTGACATGCGCCCACCACTCGACGGGTGTCAGGATGCGGAGCGGCAGCTGGGGCAGCTGGCCCCGCTTGTTGATGATGGTGCTCCTGTCACTCGTGCAGAAGACATCGCAGCCCAAGCCGATCGCGTTACCGAGGAGCTCGCGGTCCGCACGATCTGGCAAGGAGGCTACGAGCGGTGCATCGGCGAGCCGGCGACCGAAATCGGCCGCGAAGGCGCTGTCCTCGCTCTGGGTGTCGACGACCTCGAAGGCGTAATCGAGCAGATCCTCGCGCACCGATGCGTTTCGCGTCCTGGAAATCTCATCGATCGTCTTTGCCGAAACCACCAGGTCCCAGTGGGCCCTGGTCCCAATCTGAAACACATGCATCAATGCCTCCGTGTCCCACGCTGACGTTGTATCGAGCGATTCAGGAAGGGGCTCCTGCTCGAAGATATGGGGTGCGCGCTTGACGAGTAGATTGACGATGTTCGTGTCGAGAAACACGCGTCGCGGGATGCTCTCGAAAGGATATCTCGTGCAGTCGGCGCTGTGGTGTTGCTGGTCGCGATAAAGTACCCACCGCCCGCGTGCCTGATCCCAATGTTCTAACCCCACGACTGCACCCTAACCCTCGTCATGATTGGTCCTTCCTCACTGATCAAATTAACGCTTCAGTTGGGCTTCAATCTCGCGCGCAGCGTTGATGACGTCGACGAAGGTGGGAACTGGGCCGAAGATCATTCCGCTCATACTGTCATAGTCGCGTTCAAGCGCATGCAGCATACCCTCAGCCGGAGCGGGAGAAAAATTGCCGGCAATTGCATTGTTGAGATCGAAATCCGGACGGTTGAAGAACATTCGCGCATGACGCGCGCAATCGATCCCTAATGCTATGTCCGAAAGTGCCTCTCGACCAACCGGCGAGCCGAGCAGGCGATAGACATCGTAATAGTGGCGGGTAATGCGCTGCCCTTCC
The window above is part of the Sphingomonas sanxanigenens DSM 19645 = NX02 genome. Proteins encoded here:
- the rlxS gene encoding relaxase/mobilization nuclease RlxS (I built this because a sul1 chimera in AMR looks like the C-terminus.); translated protein: MADDDSFEPRLGRQRQQGGKRARRYLGRVLAAANLARGSAATPGLARGAFSGTRIGRGAGVGRMLASRGGHAASNGRRVIVKASIVKLAGKGASAAAAHLRYLQRDGTTREGERGTLYGRDTDTVDGKAFGERGSGDRHLFRFIVSPEDGDQYDDLKPLTRRLMARMEEDLGTRLDWVAVDHFNTGHPHTHIVVRGKDDRGADLVIARDYMTTGIRERAAELVDLDLGPRTHREIAQMLRAEVEQERLTSIDRALLKGADTERVVATNGHDAFDHTLRAGRLAKLSRMGLAEPLGAGRFRLAPDLADTLRALGERGDIIRAMQREFSRAAIARAPADQAIYDPAAPDARPLVGRVLAHGLADEHADRHYLIVDGVDGRSHYVAIGKPALSFSEGGTETDVSLPRGAIVRIAPLSPTVREVDRTIAEVAAANDGRYDVDAHLRHDPTATQAFAETHVRRLEAMRRTTGTVEREPSGRWIIAPDHLDRVAAHEAARLLDRPVAITMLSAQPLDRLVDADAATWIDRELVSGSQEPTRNAGFGHDLRDAQARRRQWLVTQGFAEETGGGTTFPSGMIAALQRRELLRVGGQLVDEMKMPFREAAEGARIEGVYRRSVDLVSGRFALVERSRDFTLVPWRPVLERQVGKSVSGLMRGDGISWSIGRGRSGPSIS